The sequence TGCGCGAGATCGCGCACGAGTACCTGTTCGTGTTCAGGAAGCCGGAGGATGAGGAGGACGCGAAGGAGCACAAGTTGAGCAGGAAGTGGTGGTAGGGTGGTCCTCGGACCACGTCAGGATCCTTTCCTTGTTTCATCCACGTAAGCGCGTAGGGCGGTCTCGCTCGTCAACCACATCGGCCTCCCCCTCGCCCGTTTCCGTCCGGTGAGGGCACTCGTGGAATCCACATGAATCGCCGGTAGGGCCCCTTGACCGGCCCGCAGCGAGAGATAGTGGGCGCCGTACGGGTTCCATTTTTCTTTGGTGAACTCCTTGAGGGGCTTGAGTTCGTCCCGCTCTGAGCCGACTTGGTCCAGAAGGTCGAGAAGGCTTCTCGCCATGCGGACCTCGAGGAAGTACTGCAACGGCGCGTAATCCTTCGCGTGTCCCGCTTCCAGCCCTTCCAGGTACTCGTCCCGATCCTTCGGCAAGACGTGGAGCGGAGGCCATCCACACTTGAGAAAGTGGAGATTCAGGATGAGGCGGCCGGCGCGGCCGTTTCCGTCCTCGAACGGATGGATGCTCTCGAACTCGTGGTGCGCCCAGGCTGCAAGGGAGAAGGCATCCTCCTTTGCTCGCAGGCGTCGCCGGTAATCATTCAACCAGGTCTCCATTCGTGAGACGACCTTCTCTCTACGGGGAGGCACGTGCGTGGTCCCTGTGATGAAGACGTTGCTTGTGCGCCAATGGCCGGCCCGCTTGAGGCGCGTTCCTCGAAATACCTCTTCGTGAAGCTCCAGGACCGTGACCAGTTCGAGCGTTTTCTTGCGCCGCCCTAAGAGACCGCGAAAGGCCGCCTCGTGCTGCAATGTCTCGACGACGTCTGGCACGGGGCGCCCGCTGACGCTTTCTTCCCGAATTAGTAAGGCCTCGACGTCCGCCTCCGTGAGCGTGTTTCCTTCGATGGCGTTGGTCCCCCAGGTGTTCAGCGCGCCGGTCCGCTTCCAGACGGAGTCAGGGAGGTCTGCGAGATCCCCGATGTGGTCACGCAAGGCATCGGACAAGACCGTCAAGAGGGGGCGTTTTACCATGGCGTGGGACAAAATACGTATTCTGCTTCGGAGTTATATATGCTTTTAGAGGAAAAACTGGGTTTAACGCATACATCATCTCTTTTCCGGGTATCGCAAGCATTCGGCCAACCACTCCGGTTCCTATCGCGGCAACTGGTCTCCGTACATCCCTCGCAATCTCATCCTCCACTGCACGCGTCCCGGCGATCTCGTTCTCGATCGGATGCTTGGCTCCGGGACTACTCTCGTCGAGTGCAAGCTTCTCGGTCGTAACGCGGTCGGCGTGGACATCAATCCTGATGCTCTCCTTGTTGCTCGCGATCGGTTGAACTTCCCGTACTCTTCGCCCGATTCCGATTACAAGCCGCCGACGCGGAACCCGGAGGTTCCGCTAGGCCCGAAGGACCGGAGTCCTTCAGGGCCAAGGATCCGCACGTTCCCC is a genomic window of Euryarchaeota archaeon containing:
- a CDS encoding Fic family protein, producing the protein MVKRPLLTVLSDALRDHIGDLADLPDSVWKRTGALNTWGTNAIEGNTLTEADVEALLIREESVSGRPVPDVVETLQHEAAFRGLLGRRKKTLELVTVLELHEEVFRGTRLKRAGHWRTSNVFITGTTHVPPRREKVVSRMETWLNDYRRRLRAKEDAFSLAAWAHHEFESIHPFEDGNGRAGRLILNLHFLKCGWPPLHVLPKDRDEYLEGLEAGHAKDYAPLQYFLEVRMARSLLDLLDQVGSERDELKPLKEFTKEKWNPYGAHYLSLRAGQGALPAIHVDSTSALTGRKRARGRPMWLTSETALRAYVDETRKGS